Proteins from a single region of Vibrio sp. DW001:
- a CDS encoding RNA methyltransferase, with translation MKDTNTIIGLVNPKSPVNVGGVMRAAGCYQADAVRYTGRRYDRAVKLNTDTKSAVHSISLTGVDSLFDDLPSDMKIVCIELAEGATPLPNFQHPKKAMYIFGPEDGSINQKIADRADHVVYVPTVGCMNLAASVNVLLYDRLSKSDDITQGDDLIRSSRDNNNKLRINS, from the coding sequence ATGAAAGATACCAACACGATTATAGGATTAGTTAATCCAAAAAGCCCAGTGAACGTTGGCGGCGTAATGAGAGCGGCGGGATGCTACCAAGCAGATGCTGTGAGGTATACTGGTCGACGTTATGACCGTGCAGTCAAGTTAAATACGGATACTAAATCCGCTGTACATTCCATTTCATTAACTGGTGTGGATTCACTATTTGATGATCTGCCATCCGATATGAAAATTGTTTGTATCGAGTTAGCAGAAGGCGCAACACCTCTGCCCAACTTTCAGCATCCTAAAAAAGCGATGTATATTTTCGGACCAGAAGATGGGTCTATCAATCAGAAAATCGCAGATAGGGCCGACCATGTGGTTTATGTCCCCACTGTTGGCTGCATGAACCTAGCAGCGTCGGTTAATGTTCTGTTATATGATCGACTATCAAAATCAGACGACATCACTCAAGGCGATGATCTTATCCGAAGCAGTCGCGACAACAACAATAAACTTCGCATTAACAGCTAA
- a CDS encoding thiamine-binding protein: MSIQNPVIKDVFVAFQVIPRLREGNNFEVVDKAIEVVKAANVPYQVGAMETTMKGELDQLLDIVKCAQQACYDAGALEVITNIKIHSKTESVTDTFCTYDRGVTPANHMFVNK, translated from the coding sequence ATGTCGATTCAAAACCCGGTAATTAAGGACGTGTTTGTTGCTTTTCAAGTCATACCTAGGTTGAGAGAAGGTAACAACTTTGAGGTCGTCGATAAAGCGATAGAAGTTGTCAAAGCCGCGAATGTGCCTTACCAAGTAGGCGCAATGGAAACCACAATGAAGGGTGAACTTGATCAATTACTTGATATTGTGAAGTGTGCTCAACAAGCATGTTATGACGCTGGTGCTTTAGAAGTGATTACAAATATTAAAATTCATAGCAAAACGGAATCGGTGACGGATACATTTTGCACATATGACCGTGGTGTGACGCCGGCCAACCATATGTTTGTAAACAAGTAA
- a CDS encoding NapC/NirT family cytochrome c, with translation MKFKKWSIAFIAIIGVIIGWFSLGGTAVVMHLTSSTEFCVSCHTMDAPYQEYQGSKHFSNAKGIRAECSDCHIPSDPIDYVITKIRASKDIYHEFVTGKIDTEEKYENHRLAMAETVWAQMRANDSATCRSCHSYDAMDTYEQSENAQKMHEYGIENNQTCIDCHKGVAHFPPELEMSSEAYDNLIELTNATKPDAQKVYPIDTISIGDLGTVNPTVELTVLSNDANSRTVQISGYQMKGAEQVLYVGEGKRAIIAKLTDKGQAALKVGEFAEDEYGNAWRTAELQATTDAAVLDSIDPLWSYAEELDNVYCAACHSIIPGHHFTVNAWGPVAKSMGERTDITELNLEILTKFFQSHAKDVVGH, from the coding sequence ATGAAATTCAAAAAATGGTCTATCGCGTTTATTGCAATTATTGGCGTCATTATTGGCTGGTTTAGTCTTGGTGGTACTGCTGTTGTAATGCATCTTACATCAAGCACAGAATTCTGTGTTTCATGTCACACGATGGACGCCCCCTACCAAGAATACCAAGGTTCTAAACACTTCAGTAACGCAAAAGGAATAAGAGCAGAATGCTCTGACTGCCATATCCCTTCCGACCCTATCGATTACGTTATTACTAAAATAAGAGCATCCAAAGACATCTACCACGAATTCGTAACGGGAAAAATTGATACGGAAGAAAAATACGAAAACCATCGCTTAGCGATGGCCGAGACCGTATGGGCTCAAATGCGAGCAAATGATTCCGCTACCTGTCGTTCATGTCACAGCTATGATGCAATGGACACCTATGAACAGTCTGAAAATGCACAAAAAATGCATGAATATGGTATCGAAAACAACCAAACCTGTATCGATTGTCATAAAGGTGTCGCTCATTTCCCACCAGAGCTTGAAATGAGTAGTGAAGCGTATGACAACCTAATTGAACTCACCAATGCTACGAAACCTGATGCTCAAAAAGTCTATCCAATCGATACTATTTCTATTGGTGACCTTGGTACGGTTAATCCGACTGTAGAACTCACTGTACTTTCTAATGACGCTAACTCCAGAACGGTTCAAATTTCTGGTTATCAGATGAAAGGTGCAGAGCAAGTCCTTTATGTGGGAGAAGGCAAACGCGCCATTATTGCAAAGCTAACTGACAAAGGCCAAGCCGCACTCAAAGTTGGGGAGTTTGCAGAAGACGAATACGGCAACGCTTGGCGTACCGCTGAACTTCAAGCAACAACGGACGCCGCGGTTCTTGATTCAATTGATCCTCTATGGAGCTACGCAGAAGAATTGGACAATGTTTATTGTGCAGCCTGCCACTCAATCATACCGGGTCATCACTTTACCGTTAACGCATGGGGCCCTGTCGCTAAAAGCATGGGTGAACGAACCGATATTACCGAATTAAACTTAGAAATTTTAACCAAGTTTTTCCAAAGCCACGCTAAAGATGTGGTTGGTCATTAA
- a CDS encoding molybdopterin guanine dinucleotide-containing S/N-oxide reductase — translation MNNISRRGFLKGTSMAAGTLVFTSIVPMQAMAKQKGDGVLTAGRMGAMIAEVKDGKLVSTKGALARTVPNSLQTTGPDQVHTNARIKYPMVRKSYLENPTAPKGTRGDDDYVRVSWDEAYKLIHEQHMRIREENGAESVFAGSYGWRSSGVLHKAQTLLQRYMGMAGGYSGHLGDYSTGASQVIMPHVMGSIEVYEQQTTHPVILEHSDVVVLWGLNPMNTLKIAWSSTDESGLEFFHQLKKSGKTIICIDPMRSETIEFFGDNAQWIAPNPMTDVAMMMGVAHSLISNKKHDKAFLDKYTSGYDKFEAYLLGKEDGIEKTPAWAEEITGVPAKQMEVLADIFSKNRTMLMSGWGVQRQQFGEQRHWMLATLAAMLGQIGQPGGGFGLSYHYSNGGNPTRDAGVLPAISSSIGGGSSAGNDWAVSGAVNAFPVARIVEALENPGKKYQHNGQELTFPEVKMIWWAGGGNFTHHQDTNRLIKAWQKPELVVISEIYWTAAAKHADVVLPITTSFERNDMTMTGDYSNQHLIPMKQAVEPQGEARNDFDVFADMAELIKSGGRDVYTEGKTEMDWLKGFYETAQKGGRAARIRMPNFGKFWDTNELIEMKFNKKAAQFVRHAEFRKDPVMNPLGTPSGKIEIYSKTIEKYGLEDCPAHPTWLEPTEWRGSAKKDELQLMAAHAAHRLHSQFNYAKLREEYAIANREPITINTEDAKSRGINNGDLVRAYNDRGQVLVGALVTDGIKQGSVCIHEGAWPDLDPKTGLCKNGGVNVLTSDIPSSRLGNGCAGNSALVKIEKYTGEVPNLTAFTPVTNG, via the coding sequence ATGAACAACATTTCACGTCGAGGTTTCCTAAAGGGAACGAGTATGGCAGCTGGTACTCTAGTATTTACCAGCATTGTGCCAATGCAAGCAATGGCAAAACAAAAAGGTGATGGTGTGCTCACCGCAGGTCGAATGGGTGCAATGATCGCAGAAGTTAAAGATGGCAAACTTGTTTCAACAAAAGGCGCTCTGGCGAGAACCGTTCCGAACAGCCTACAAACCACTGGCCCGGATCAAGTACACACAAACGCACGTATTAAGTATCCAATGGTTCGTAAAAGCTATTTGGAAAACCCAACGGCTCCGAAAGGCACACGTGGTGACGATGACTACGTTCGCGTTTCTTGGGATGAAGCCTATAAATTGATCCACGAACAACACATGCGTATTCGTGAAGAAAATGGTGCTGAGTCCGTGTTTGCTGGCTCTTATGGTTGGCGCTCTAGTGGTGTGCTACATAAGGCACAGACACTGCTTCAACGTTATATGGGTATGGCCGGGGGATACTCTGGGCATCTGGGTGATTACTCTACTGGTGCCTCACAGGTTATTATGCCTCACGTGATGGGGTCGATTGAAGTCTATGAACAGCAGACAACGCACCCCGTTATTCTTGAGCACAGTGACGTCGTCGTTCTTTGGGGTTTAAACCCAATGAACACATTGAAGATTGCATGGTCGTCTACAGATGAGTCAGGATTAGAGTTCTTCCATCAGTTGAAGAAGTCTGGCAAGACTATCATTTGTATTGACCCAATGCGTTCTGAAACCATTGAGTTCTTCGGCGATAATGCACAATGGATAGCGCCAAACCCTATGACAGATGTTGCTATGATGATGGGTGTCGCGCACTCACTCATTAGCAACAAAAAACACGATAAAGCTTTCTTAGACAAATACACATCAGGCTATGATAAATTTGAAGCGTACCTGTTGGGCAAAGAAGACGGCATCGAGAAAACACCCGCTTGGGCAGAAGAAATTACCGGCGTTCCAGCGAAACAAATGGAAGTTCTGGCTGATATCTTTAGTAAAAACAGAACAATGCTAATGAGTGGCTGGGGCGTACAACGTCAGCAATTTGGTGAACAACGTCACTGGATGCTCGCTACTCTCGCTGCAATGCTAGGGCAGATTGGTCAACCTGGTGGTGGATTTGGTCTTTCGTACCATTACTCAAACGGTGGTAATCCAACACGTGATGCCGGCGTACTTCCAGCGATATCATCGTCTATCGGTGGTGGTTCTTCAGCAGGTAACGATTGGGCGGTTTCTGGTGCAGTCAATGCATTCCCTGTGGCGCGTATTGTAGAAGCGCTTGAAAACCCAGGTAAGAAATATCAACATAATGGCCAAGAACTCACCTTCCCTGAAGTCAAAATGATCTGGTGGGCAGGTGGCGGTAACTTTACCCATCACCAAGATACAAATCGCTTAATCAAAGCATGGCAAAAACCCGAACTCGTGGTTATCTCTGAGATATATTGGACGGCTGCGGCGAAGCATGCGGATGTTGTTCTTCCTATCACGACGTCATTTGAACGTAACGATATGACGATGACGGGTGACTATAGTAATCAACACCTTATCCCAATGAAGCAAGCGGTTGAACCTCAAGGTGAAGCACGTAATGACTTTGACGTATTTGCGGATATGGCTGAGCTAATAAAATCTGGTGGCCGTGACGTTTATACCGAAGGGAAAACGGAGATGGATTGGCTGAAAGGTTTCTACGAAACGGCACAGAAAGGTGGTCGCGCGGCGCGCATCCGTATGCCTAATTTTGGTAAGTTCTGGGATACCAATGAACTGATAGAAATGAAGTTTAACAAGAAAGCGGCGCAGTTTGTTCGTCATGCAGAGTTCCGTAAAGATCCTGTAATGAACCCACTTGGAACACCTTCAGGTAAGATTGAAATCTACTCAAAAACCATTGAAAAATATGGCTTAGAAGATTGTCCCGCTCACCCTACTTGGCTAGAACCAACAGAGTGGCGTGGAAGTGCTAAGAAAGATGAACTTCAACTGATGGCAGCACATGCCGCTCATCGTCTACACAGTCAATTTAATTATGCCAAACTTCGTGAAGAATACGCGATTGCTAACCGTGAACCTATAACCATTAATACCGAGGATGCAAAAAGCCGTGGTATTAACAACGGTGATCTAGTTCGTGCTTACAATGACCGTGGTCAGGTACTTGTGGGCGCATTAGTTACAGATGGAATCAAGCAAGGTTCAGTCTGTATCCACGAAGGTGCTTGGCCTGATTTGGATCCTAAAACCGGGCTATGTAAAAACGGGGGGGTCAACGTACTGACTAGTGATATACCGTCTTCACGTTTGGGTAACGGTTGTGCTGGTAACTCGGCTCTAGTTAAAATTGAGAAGTACACTGGTGAGGTGCCTAACTTGACTGCATTTACACCTGTAACAAACGGTTAA
- a CDS encoding GFA family protein: MTITGECFCGGIKYQLDGILYDARSCHCSRCRKAFSAQASAYALVNQSEFKWLSGEELLSSYIGQHGFGLQFCSKCGSTLTGVFKDEVHGVTLGCVNGDPKVQLSRHIFVGSKASWEVIADGVRQYDELPPDNVL, translated from the coding sequence ATGACTATTACTGGGGAGTGTTTCTGTGGTGGTATAAAGTACCAGTTAGACGGAATTTTATATGATGCTCGGTCATGTCATTGTTCACGGTGCAGAAAGGCGTTTAGTGCTCAGGCCTCGGCTTATGCATTGGTGAACCAGAGCGAATTTAAGTGGCTTAGTGGCGAAGAACTGTTGTCTTCTTACATTGGGCAACATGGGTTTGGTCTGCAGTTCTGTAGCAAATGCGGATCAACTTTAACGGGTGTTTTTAAAGATGAAGTACATGGCGTTACTTTGGGCTGTGTCAATGGTGACCCTAAGGTTCAGTTGAGTCGCCATATATTTGTCGGGTCAAAAGCCTCATGGGAAGTCATTGCTGATGGTGTACGCCAATATGATGAACTCCCACCAGACAATGTGCTTTAG
- a CDS encoding DUF1611 domain-containing protein produces MSNLVPEKTNTSPIISPSTSIPTAIVYCEGQFGKIDGKTANGLVRHSQKYQILSVIDSETAGMNSGEVLGEEKNNIPIVSSIEHAMAHSKSKPDYFIFGIAPSSGILSELEKAIILNAMSLNMNIVNGLHEFLTDDPIFSEASRRHNVKIIDIRKPKNKEDLKTFSGKIHNVKCPRIALMGTDCAIGKRTTATILTNILREKGLNVVMIATGQTGIIQGAAYCVALDAVPSQFCAGELESVIVDAYEQENPDLIIIEGQGALSHPAFSTSSFILRGSCPTGVILQHSPKRINRIDFPEMAMPSVASEIHLIETFSDTSVIGLTLNHEEMPADKIRSSIDSHATQLGIPTTDALTQPPSQLVEMVLSAFPYLESKMTIER; encoded by the coding sequence ATGTCAAACTTAGTACCAGAAAAAACGAACACCTCTCCGATTATCTCACCTTCAACATCAATACCAACCGCGATAGTTTATTGCGAAGGCCAGTTCGGTAAGATTGATGGCAAAACGGCGAATGGACTTGTAAGACACTCACAGAAATACCAAATTCTTTCTGTAATAGATAGCGAAACAGCCGGTATGAATTCAGGTGAAGTGCTTGGTGAAGAAAAAAACAATATTCCTATTGTTTCAAGCATTGAACATGCAATGGCACATTCAAAGAGCAAACCTGATTACTTCATTTTTGGTATAGCGCCATCCAGCGGAATCTTATCTGAACTGGAAAAAGCAATCATCCTTAATGCGATGTCACTAAACATGAATATTGTTAATGGGTTACATGAATTTCTAACTGACGACCCAATATTTTCAGAAGCCAGCAGACGACACAACGTTAAAATAATAGATATCCGTAAGCCTAAAAACAAAGAAGATTTAAAGACATTTAGCGGCAAAATTCACAATGTAAAATGCCCACGTATTGCGCTTATGGGAACAGATTGTGCTATCGGTAAGCGTACAACCGCAACAATATTAACCAACATACTACGAGAAAAGGGCCTCAATGTTGTCATGATAGCAACCGGCCAAACGGGCATAATTCAAGGTGCGGCTTATTGTGTTGCTTTGGATGCTGTGCCTTCTCAGTTTTGTGCTGGAGAACTAGAATCAGTCATAGTTGACGCCTACGAACAAGAAAACCCTGATCTGATTATTATTGAAGGCCAAGGTGCGTTAAGCCATCCCGCATTCTCAACCAGTTCATTTATACTTCGTGGTAGTTGTCCGACTGGAGTGATATTGCAACACTCACCTAAACGTATCAACCGCATAGACTTTCCAGAAATGGCAATGCCATCTGTCGCCTCAGAGATACATCTTATTGAAACTTTTTCTGACACATCAGTAATAGGATTAACACTCAATCATGAGGAAATGCCAGCAGATAAAATACGCTCATCAATCGATAGCCACGCCACTCAACTAGGTATTCCAACAACCGACGCATTAACTCAACCTCCAAGTCAACTTGTAGAGATGGTGTTGTCTGCTTTTCCTTATTTGGAAAGCAAAATGACGATTGAACGTTGA
- a CDS encoding alanine/ornithine racemase family PLP-dependent enzyme → MSYPRLEIDCAKISHNAKVLIYQLGLKKIAVTPVTKVCLGHPIIAQALIESGANILADSRVENIIKMKQSGMILPTMLIRSPMLSQVSDVIQYCDISLNTEISVVQQLSKTASQLGITHSIIVMVELGDLREGVMPEDLMNFVRQAIDLPNIILKGIGSNLACRYGVAPDDDNMMVLSTLADEIERKFNIKLDVISGGNSASLDWALKNARSTRVNHLRLGEAIFLGCEPLYQEKIAGLFSDVVTLTAEVIESKVKPSLPWGKQAANAFGEKQEVHDRGFVSQAILALGRQDVCVSGLTPPTGISIVSSTSDHLLIETSKGSLVVGQKIQFQLDYSALLSAMTSPFVDKYFLEPLS, encoded by the coding sequence TTGAGTTACCCCCGGTTAGAAATCGACTGCGCAAAAATATCTCATAATGCTAAAGTTCTTATTTATCAACTCGGTTTAAAAAAGATAGCCGTGACACCAGTAACGAAAGTTTGTTTGGGTCACCCCATTATTGCTCAAGCATTAATAGAATCCGGTGCGAACATACTTGCAGACTCTAGAGTCGAGAACATAATAAAAATGAAGCAATCAGGTATGATACTGCCTACAATGCTTATTCGTTCGCCAATGCTAAGTCAGGTTTCTGATGTTATTCAGTATTGTGATATCAGTCTTAATACTGAAATATCGGTGGTACAACAGCTTTCCAAAACAGCCAGCCAGCTTGGGATTACACACAGCATTATTGTGATGGTGGAGCTAGGCGATCTTCGGGAAGGCGTTATGCCAGAAGACCTAATGAATTTTGTAAGGCAAGCGATTGATTTACCTAATATTATTTTAAAGGGCATAGGCTCCAATCTTGCCTGCCGATATGGTGTCGCACCCGATGATGATAATATGATGGTGTTGTCTACTCTTGCCGACGAAATTGAAAGAAAATTCAATATTAAATTGGACGTAATTTCAGGGGGAAACTCCGCCTCCCTTGACTGGGCATTAAAGAATGCAAGATCCACACGGGTGAATCATCTTCGACTGGGCGAAGCTATTTTCTTAGGTTGTGAGCCTTTATATCAAGAAAAAATAGCAGGTTTATTTAGCGACGTTGTCACACTTACTGCGGAAGTTATCGAATCTAAAGTTAAGCCTTCTTTACCTTGGGGTAAACAGGCCGCGAATGCGTTTGGAGAAAAACAAGAGGTCCATGATAGAGGCTTTGTATCACAAGCTATTCTCGCGTTAGGACGACAAGACGTTTGTGTTTCTGGGCTAACACCTCCGACTGGAATAAGCATTGTATCATCAACAAGTGATCACCTACTTATTGAGACCTCTAAAGGTTCCTTGGTTGTAGGACAAAAAATTCAATTTCAATTAGATTACAGCGCTCTTTTATCCGCAATGACATCACCGTTTGTAGATAAGTATTTTCTAGAGCCACTGAGCTAA
- a CDS encoding DUF924 family protein — MRTEQNSQAIIDFWFKECTPEMWFKKDLEFDQVIQNRFMVLHQQASQCELFQWRKTAEGRLAEIIVLDQFSRNIFRDTALAFATDTLALALAQEAVIGGYDQQLDVAERTFLYMPYMHSESQSIHQEALRLFKALGKTGNLDFEMKHKVIIDRFGRYPHRNDILGRVSTEEERAFLKEPNSGF, encoded by the coding sequence ATGAGAACAGAGCAAAACAGCCAGGCTATAATCGATTTTTGGTTCAAAGAATGCACACCAGAAATGTGGTTTAAGAAAGATCTTGAATTTGATCAGGTGATCCAGAATCGCTTTATGGTGTTACATCAACAGGCAAGTCAATGTGAATTATTCCAGTGGAGGAAGACAGCGGAAGGACGATTGGCCGAAATTATCGTATTAGATCAGTTTTCCAGAAATATCTTTAGAGATACGGCTCTCGCCTTTGCGACCGATACACTTGCATTAGCTTTAGCTCAAGAGGCCGTGATTGGCGGTTATGACCAACAACTTGACGTCGCCGAAAGGACGTTTCTTTATATGCCTTATATGCACAGTGAATCTCAGAGTATTCACCAAGAAGCGTTAAGGCTTTTTAAAGCGCTGGGGAAGACGGGTAATTTAGATTTTGAGATGAAACACAAGGTGATTATTGATAGGTTTGGCCGCTACCCACATCGAAATGATATTTTGGGACGAGTATCAACAGAAGAAGAGCGTGCGTTTTTGAAAGAGCCGAATTCTGGTTTCTAA
- a CDS encoding response regulator, translating into MKEQAHILVVDDDHEIRDLLDKYLTKSGYHVSVAEDGEAMYAHLQAHGYPTLILLDVMLPGDDGFELCQQVRKTSNVPIIMLTAVSDETDQIIGLEIGADDYIAKPFNPRQLIARIKAVLRRTHFEEEGHIDKLPKAINFGVWHLDTLAHGLINQETNEQFELSGSDFALLMLFLSRPNEVLDRDTISCATRGREALPFERGIDVQLSRLRSRLGDNGKQHQYIKTMRGNGYIFTAPVSYEH; encoded by the coding sequence ATGAAGGAACAGGCGCATATCTTGGTCGTTGACGATGATCACGAGATACGAGATTTGCTCGACAAATATCTTACTAAATCTGGATATCATGTTTCCGTAGCGGAAGACGGTGAGGCGATGTATGCGCATTTACAAGCGCATGGCTATCCGACACTAATTCTTCTCGATGTTATGCTACCTGGGGATGATGGATTTGAACTGTGCCAACAAGTAAGAAAGACCTCTAACGTTCCTATTATCATGCTGACGGCGGTTTCAGATGAAACAGACCAAATTATCGGCCTGGAAATTGGGGCCGATGATTATATTGCCAAACCTTTTAACCCCCGCCAACTTATCGCCCGTATAAAGGCGGTGTTACGTCGTACCCATTTCGAAGAAGAAGGTCATATAGACAAATTACCAAAAGCAATTAATTTTGGAGTCTGGCATTTAGACACACTAGCCCATGGTTTAATCAATCAAGAAACCAATGAACAGTTTGAGTTGTCCGGTAGTGATTTTGCGCTACTAATGTTGTTTCTTTCTCGTCCTAACGAGGTGTTAGATCGCGATACCATTTCTTGTGCCACGCGTGGCCGCGAAGCGTTGCCATTCGAACGAGGTATTGATGTACAACTCAGTCGTCTGCGTTCTCGACTTGGCGACAATGGTAAGCAACATCAATACATCAAAACCATGCGTGGTAACGGCTATATTTTTACAGCCCCTGTAAGCTACGAGCATTAA